The region TTGCCCATCAGAAAGCTTTGACAGGTTTATTTGTTAATTGTAAAATCTCCCACTCAGGTTATATCTTGTTGAAAGTCAAATTTCAAGCATCCTTATAATGTTCTGTACTTAATGTGTTGTGTGAAAAGATTCCAcagatattttgtaaaatgtaataattacaaaatgattTTCCAGAATTGCACTGGTAATCCAAAGGAATCTTCATTGCTACAAGCCGGTGGAGGTGGCCAGAATCACCCAAGCTCTTTTTCTGCTGCAGTACCAGAACCCCGAACTCTTCACTAAACTAAGGAACATTTTGGTCAGGTAAGTGTTTGTTTGAGCTAAAGAGGACATGCTGCTCCTCTCTTTGATTGAAACAGGCTGGTTACACTTTCTCTTTCAGCTTTTTGCAGCGCAGCTTCTTTCCCTACGAGGTGACCATGTTGACCCGTGTTCTGTCTATGCTGCCCTGCCCGCGGCTTGACGACAGCGTGATCTCGAGGGTGGATTCGGTTGTGACCCAGTGTAATCTCAATGACCTCAACACCATTTCTTTCGCCGTGGCCAAGTGGGTGCGCAATGATCCCTCCTACCGCCACAACACTCCCAGCAAGTACGTCCGTCTGCTGCAGACCCTGAACCGTTGCGGGCACGAGAGGCTGCAAAAAGCCAACCGGCTGGACTTGGTGCTGGAGGAGCTCAAGTACATTTCGGGAGAATGGTTTGAGGAAATGCTAGTGGAAGAGACGATGGTCACTTTGAAGAGGATGATGGACCAAATAAACTGGACCAATGTGCCCGAGCTGGCCCTCTTCTTAACCAGGATAAATCACCTCTGCCCTCCCCTGATGGACCGTATCGCCACTATGGCCATTAAAGACATTGACAAGGTGCCCGAAGAGACATCACAATGTGTTGAGTCttgaataattaaatatatattaagcACACTTTACCTGTATCCTTTTTCAGATTCACCACTCTGCAACCTATGCTACCCTGCTACCCTTCTCTGTCCTGAACTATGATCCCGTACAAGCAGACGAGTTGTATGATGTTTGTATCCAGCGCTTCACACCTCATATCAGTAAGTCCATCAGTTTACACTGACTTTTGTCTGATTTTAAACTTACACTAACACCTTTCCCTCTTGTGTTTGTAGGGTCCTTTGACCCACATCTGCTAGTTCTCCTGGCTTACACTTTGGCTGTGGCCGACTGTTTTCCTGAGGAACTGGTCAAAGAAATCTTCAGTATAGACTTTCTGGGAAAGCTAGATGCCCAACTAGAAAGTATGTCGTCCCCCACATTGAGTGCAAAtgtgttatatttatatataattgtTAATGTGCATCTTAAGGTGTAAGCACTTCACAGTTCAATAATAAGATTAGCTGTTGTCCTAAACTTCTTACAGCTCTACCTGATAACCTAAACATGCGGACCAGGTTACGCCTCATGGAGCTCAATCGGGCCGTGTGTCTTGAGTGTCCCGAGTTCCAGGTGCCCTGGTTTCATGAGCGCTACTGCCAGCAGTTGCAAAAGAAAGGTAAAAAAGATGCACTGGTTTAGGTGGTGAAAAAGGAATTCACAGCTGCTGTCATTTTGCtggcaaaatgtattttttaatttttttttttcagggaatGGCACTGTGAGTCCTGTGCAACAGCAAATCCACAAAATGCTGGGCGAGGTTCTTGGTGGCATTAACTGTGTTCGAGTAGCAGTTGTCACTCCATATTTTTACACTGCAGGTAAGTAATATGGGGGGGGAGTAGCCCCTTCACTCTCCATCCATCAAGTCAATTCATACGGATGGATTTAAATTTTTAACTCTTAAACACAAGATGTTTGGTAGCGGTCACATTATATTTCCGTCACAAGTGCAATGTGACCTGGTTTTGCCTTTACAGACTTTGAATGCATACTGGACAAACATCTGCAGCCGTTGGCCTACAGCGAGCCCAGCACACTGCAGATCTCAGACGGAGGACAGGTTCACTGGGGGACCAGCTCAgtggaaaacatcagggatGAGCTGCCACCTGGAGCTCAGCGGTAGGGATGAATCCGAAAACAACCTGAATAATAAAGATGAATAAGTAGACCAATCAGAAAGGAATGATGTTTGACATCCTGCTTTTACTGTATCACTCAAGAGTTGCTGTGAACTTCCTTGATTCAAAGTCCTTCTGCAAGAACTCTCACCATATGAAAGGTGAAGCCCTGATGAGAAAAAGACACCTTGAAATTCTGGGATATCGTGTGGTTCAGGTGAGACACCGTTTAAGACTGCATGCGGTGGGGCGCCCGGggagctcacctggttgagcatgcGTCCCATGTACAAAGGTTCAGTCTTTACCACAGTAGCTGCAAGTTGTattccgacctgtggccctttgcttcatgtcaccccccccccctctctccctttcccgtgtttagctgtcctgtcaaataaaggcctaaaaatgtctttaaaaacaaaaataagaaagattACATGTGGTGATCATATTAAATGAGAGTAAAACTGAAATAACCTGTGTTTTACAGATCCCCCACTTTGAATGGAACTCTATGGAGCTTTCAACACCAGATGCCTGGAAGGACTATCTAAAGAAGAACCTATTTAGAGAGCTTTCTTCTTCATAGCCTTATTTATTGACTAATGAAAGTACTGTTGCATTTAACGCTTTGACTGTGTTTTGAAAACTATACAGCAAGTGTTCCTTACTTTATTGAGCGCAAAGTTCTAGAATCTAAGGCGTTCATGTTAAGTGAGATAGCTTATTATGTGCTTTTGTATTAAAATTagaatttttaataaaacataaagctTCATTCATTATCAGTGTTGCTCGACAAACTGGCTATCATGCATTTTCCTAGAATAGTCAATATACAGAGCATCAACAGGAGCCAAGGTTTCCATCAGTCCTCTTCAAGAGTTTTGTTTACTAATTCACACAAAGATTTAAATTGATTGTAGAGCTTTTGAATGTGAACATAGGCAGACATTTTCCCAAGGCTACATTTTATCCCTTACATATGCGACATGCAGACTCTATTCTTACATTAAAAAGGCCTTAACATTTAACTGAACCTTTGGAAGTTTAGTCTAATCTGTTCTGACTACACTAGTGGCTTCTCATACATCAgcagtaaaacattttcagtaaaCCTTGACGGggccaaaacatttttaaataatcataataGCCATGTAGTATTGCTTGAAAAGGTCAAACAGACATAGTAAGCCTGTGGAGAAGTTACACTGAAGAGTTACAAGGTACGTGTAACTGACTAGAAGAGGAACATTTTCtgattaaaagaagaaaaacatttctatgCAAACCAAACCTAACCAGCTTACAGTAACAACAGTAAAAACTCATAATGAAGGGGTGAAAGGGGGGAATTCTCAACAAGTGATatgttttagatttgttttgttttagatcAGAAACAACTAAGCCTGGTCCGTACGACAAGAAATAAGCCAATTTAAACTATAACACATTTCATAGAAACACTCACAGAACAGGCAAAGAGGACATGATATGTTAAATGACAACAGGCCACTAAATAAGAGCATGTACATAATATAATTGCCTACagtagtaaagtaaaagtgCTTTATGTGTCTCTAGTCTGTTGTTACAGATGGGGCATTCTGGCTGCGTTGAGACGCATGGACACACAGGACGCTCCTGCTGCATAACGCATCTCTTTGATCATACCAGTCCACTCTTTCTTGTCGTCTTCATATCTGTTGAGACAGTTAACACGTCACTCTAACACAAAGTTATGAGTATTATGAGAGCCGtcattataaaagaaaaattgagCAAGATGACATTGTTCTGTGCCACATTATATTGtaacatgtaatgtaacaaaatcaACACATACAGCCAAATGTCGATGATTTCACTGGGTGCGCATTCGTTCTCGCTCTCCACCAAGGCGAAGCCTCCAACAGTGTACAACTGCCCTCCACAGCTCACCAGGTTGACTGAACTCCTCTCCTGGGGCAACTCTGGGAAGGGTGACCACCTGCAACAAGGTCCACTAGGCTGTATTAATGCGATATCtccatgttgtttgttttttcttgtccttAAGAATCTCAGCAGAGCTCCTTGACATTTTACttgaattatatatattaaaggaatatatcaaataaaacatatattgtatatCTGTCACACAAATTATAACACTTTGATTTCATTTGtgctttttgtcctttttctggATGCCATCTCTTTAAAACCTTTCAAATCAAGCAATCTGAGGATGAAAACATCATGGTTTAACTGCTCACAGCAAGTATTGGGACCACTGACTTAAAGCATGCAAATACAGGAAAAAGCTTTGATATATAAAAATTGGATTGGTAATGAccaaataaatatcaaaaaataattttaaaaaacaacaaaaaaaacagctatgtacagcactttaaagGTGCCTGCACAAATTGTCATAATACAACCACATACTTGTTGGTTCCAAAGTCATAGGCTTCACATGCAGCTGTGAGGCCGTCCTCATTGACCCCCCCAGCAACAACGATCTTCCCGTTGTGGATAACTGCCCCAAACATGGATCTGGGCGTCTTCATGGAAGCCACTTCTTTCCACTCTGACCTCTTGTGGTTGTATGCAAACATCTTGTTGGTTGCTTTACTTCACCAGAGAGACAAAACAGATGAATGGGAAGGGTTATGGTAATgtgaaaatattacattttgactTAATTTAACGTGTTGGCATTGCAATCTTACTTGTTATCGGTTTTTCCTCCAATACAGTACACCAGCCCATTCTCAGAGACCACACAGTGGCCGTGGATGTTCACGGGTAACTTTTTGGTTTGagtccatttcatttttctaaaaaacggcagataaaacagattaaacacaCACCAGTACTTTCaataagacaaacaaataaGCATATCCAAAATGAGTGTACTGAACTTACTCAATGTCATAGCAAAGAACAGTGTCATGAGACTCATTGGACTGTAAATCTTTTCCTGCCACAGCAAAAAGGAGATTATCACATTCACCTACAGCAAACAAACATCTGGGGGAGGGCATGGGTGGCAGCGCGATCCATTCAGCAGTAAGACTGTCCAActgaaagacacattttaagatattttggAAAACCAAATGAAGGAATTACTTGGATGTGTTCGGAGTATTTGCGATGTAAATTACAGTTGTCTACCTTGTAGAAGTAACATTGCAATGGGTTTTCTTTGTCCTCTTCATCCACAAACAGTCCTCCCAACACATACAGATTGTTCTTCCCTGTTACCAGGCTGACGTGGTTTCGGGGGATCTGCTCAGCCATTGCAGCTAGCAAACATTCATTCTCCTGGGCATCATAAGCCACGGCAGCAGTGTCATTGATCATAAGAACCATTTCTTTGGCAAACATGCCATATCTGCGGTTATCATTCAGATAGCCGGGCaacttttcctcctctccttcctcatcttttccctttttcttctcaGGCAGCTTCCCTGCAAAGGCTTCCtttatgactttgatttttttgacaagctCAGGATAAGCCTTGATGAGGTCGTCCTTCTCTACCTTCTCCTTAAAGTACTTCTCTGGGAGCAAACGGAAACGAATGCATTCAAAGGCCTCCTCTAAGCATTTCACGcgcttctctttgtcttttctgaTCCACCTCATGAGGGTCTCGAACACCACTTCCTCCTTTTCTACATTCAACGCATCTGCACCAATAATGGCGAAGAACTCAGGAGGAGCGAGCTCTAAGAAATCCTCATCATTTGCTATGGTCTCAAATCGATCAGCAATGTAATCTCGAGCTGCCATTGCCAGCCTGGCGCTGTTCAGCATCAGTCCCAGCCTGTAGATGGCAAGGCAGTTTTTCTTTGACAGCGTCTTCTGGAGATAGTTCACACAAACTGTGAAGACTGAAGGAATCTGAAAGCGGTTGGCAGCAGCCAAAATATCCTGCACGTTGTTGTCGTTGATGTCAATCTCTGCTGAGTACATATGATTTACAATGGCCTCCATAACAACAGGGTCCAGGTTCTCCAGAACAACCTCCATTTGGTCCATTTCCTTGCCATCACTTGAGAAGTACAGCTCTCGGAAATAAGGACTACAAGCTGACAGAATGAGGCGATGGCAGGGGATGCTTCGGTCTTCAACCTTTAGGACACAGTCAATTAACTTATTCTCATTCAGGAGCTCTTTGAGTCCATCCTGAAGCAAAGTGCTCTGAAACAGACGCAGATCTTCCCTCATGCTTTGGGGATCCATTCTTTTAGGACAAAAATCGGGTGGAAGTGTTTATAACACTGTTCTAGCTGGTGAGGACAGAGAACTATAGACAGCCAGGTCTGAAGCCACTTCAATATAACTGTGTCCCCTCTAAATATAGCTAACCACCCCATCCACGAAGAATTCAGGTTGGCCAAATCGGAGAGCTCACACAGCTGTCATAGAGTAAAAACAACTGTGAAGCCTTGTCACCCTAGGGATTTGTAACAACACTGTTGTATGGTACGGTCACACAGAAATAACCTATGACCCTTTATttctttaactctttttttatctaataGGGTGAAATATATAccatatgtatacacatatatattaatCCTGTGTATTCTGCAGACATCTACATGGGGAGTGAGTCACAGTTCAgtgatagaaataaaaacatccgTACGGTGTGATTCAGTATAGGGATGTGACACATCCACAAGGGGAGTAATCTAACAAGAAGTCAGGGTTAATGAACAGCTGCTGCCACAGGAGGTAACAGTTTGTcctcttttttacattttactctttttaaatACTTCAGCACCTTCTGCGGTTAGATATTTAGCCTGAGatcattgttttttccccacataGAAATGAATTGTGTGTGAGATACAGTACAAACTTACAGCATTCTTGttattgaaatgtttaaaagaaatgtactcTCCAATgtctatttaaaaacatttattaactttaaacAATACAACCGGCATTATAATAAGTCACATTCTAGTCATTACAAGACAAAGTTTTACGCAAAATATCCTCAATATAAACTTGTACTTTGGTGTTTTCTATTCTTTTATCAAAAAGTACCTATGCATAAACTGTACAACTTTTAACCTGACGTATGAATAAATAGGTTTAATTATATTTCAGCTCATGACTTCCCACAGTCCTTGAAGTGTGAAGCCATCCTTCAGCTTCTCAACAGCGAGGCCCAGCTCCTCAGAGAAAACCGGCTCACGGTCTTGTTGCTTTGGAACaacattaaacaaatgaaaaaaatataacacaacatactatacaacatattttacaaatatagcTGGTTAATTGTGAGACTTTACCTTATTTCCATCAGCAAAGTAAGCCTGTGGGCAGGCAAAACACAcaattcaaacataaaaaataaaatttaaaaaaatcaaactgcgactgtgtgtgtctgtgataaTAGGCTATTGTCATCTGATGAGCACCGCTCCATAACACAAATGAGCACTAGGCAACATGAATTCATGTTTGTTCATTACGATGAAGGAGCTTTAGCTGGCAGCTATTCTGAGAGTCTTACAACTAAACCATTGACTCCCAGAAGAGTGATGAGTGTAACTCACAGTAAAAGCGTCGGTCTGCTCATCAGGCTCAATTTCCACGTCATCGAAAGGCTGTTCCACCGTCAGTTCTTCCAACGGCTGGGGCTGAAATTATTGATAGGACAAACAGCTGTAACATAGGACAAGTTAAGCTGAAGAAGCCAGCTACAATGGAGTATTCAAAACAATAATGTAGATACAAAAAAATAGCTGTGAAATtggcattgatttaaaaatatagttGAGTGTTGTATAGTTGGTTTGTTTCGagtttcaagtctttttttacgttttaatGTTGTACCGGTGAAGTGTTCAGGTTCTTTGATTCTAATATCGTGACACCTACCTTTTCTTCCATTTCATAGTCCACTCCAAAAATGGGGTTGGCAGAGTACACCTTATGCAATGAGTTGATTTCCTTAAGTGCGTCTTGAAGCTTATCCACAGGGTCAATCTTAAACCCGAGCACATAGCCACCACTCTGAAAACATAAGTACATTTGTGCACTCATACCCCAGGTAATAAATCATAATGTGATCAGTTCAGGGGAATGTGACtcaaatggcagaaaaaaaacaaacaatttaccTGACGTGAACTCTCTATCACCAAAGCCAATCCAAACTTTGAGTCTCTTATTCTGATGGACCactagataataaaaaaacatgga is a window of Etheostoma cragini isolate CJK2018 chromosome 11, CSU_Ecrag_1.0, whole genome shotgun sequence DNA encoding:
- the klhl41a gene encoding kelch-like protein 41a; translation: MDPQSMREDLRLFQSTLLQDGLKELLNENKLIDCVLKVEDRSIPCHRLILSACSPYFRELYFSSDGKEMDQMEVVLENLDPVVMEAIVNHMYSAEIDINDNNVQDILAAANRFQIPSVFTVCVNYLQKTLSKKNCLAIYRLGLMLNSARLAMAARDYIADRFETIANDEDFLELAPPEFFAIIGADALNVEKEEVVFETLMRWIRKDKEKRVKCLEEAFECIRFRLLPEKYFKEKVEKDDLIKAYPELVKKIKVIKEAFAGKLPEKKKGKDEEGEEEKLPGYLNDNRRYGMFAKEMVLMINDTAAVAYDAQENECLLAAMAEQIPRNHVSLVTGKNNLYVLGGLFVDEEDKENPLQCYFYKLDSLTAEWIALPPMPSPRCLFAVGECDNLLFAVAGKDLQSNESHDTVLCYDIEKMKWTQTKKLPVNIHGHCVVSENGLVYCIGGKTDNNKATNKMFAYNHKRSEWKEVASMKTPRSMFGAVIHNGKIVVAGGVNEDGLTAACEAYDFGTNKWSPFPELPQERSSVNLVSCGGQLYTVGGFALVESENECAPSEIIDIWLYEDDKKEWTGMIKEMRYAAGASCVSMRLNAARMPHL
- the fastkd1 gene encoding FAST kinase domain-containing protein 1, mitochondrial, yielding MLRLRCVNSLLGRLHHGGSVNRDQVLEQLRVCSAEDQVFDVVGKNKAKLTVSHVSRAVGMLWQFQKEKPQMLRTVALIKSHPQFLTLRVLAENKIALMDDLMLVDMLYSFLRLHVDPHDSLVQQLVSEAWLRLDRFPMASLSKFSICLSDQHLQHSPLMGHITNIVDQRLSSIDDARILTTLMISMSSLVSPRLRDALISRADHLLDTMDPSNYNNPRRVVQFLRNIKHSYRPLLEKCNKIILCNILRLDAEHISIIMGLYQSLQFNSCDFRLAAKQRLKELIDSSTDPFSFTKLFVALAPMASQEIRDGLENSALLLADELNAHQALAIAEALEEIQSRNLSLLNKIALVIQRNLHCYKPVEVARITQALFLLQYQNPELFTKLRNILVSFLQRSFFPYEVTMLTRVLSMLPCPRLDDSVISRVDSVVTQCNLNDLNTISFAVAKWVRNDPSYRHNTPSKYVRLLQTLNRCGHERLQKANRLDLVLEELKYISGEWFEEMLVEETMVTLKRMMDQINWTNVPELALFLTRINHLCPPLMDRIATMAIKDIDKIHHSATYATLLPFSVLNYDPVQADELYDVCIQRFTPHIRSFDPHLLVLLAYTLAVADCFPEELVKEIFSIDFLGKLDAQLETLPDNLNMRTRLRLMELNRAVCLECPEFQVPWFHERYCQQLQKKGNGTVSPVQQQIHKMLGEVLGGINCVRVAVVTPYFYTADFECILDKHLQPLAYSEPSTLQISDGGQVHWGTSSVENIRDELPPGAQRVAVNFLDSKSFCKNSHHMKGEALMRKRHLEILGYRVVQIPHFEWNSMELSTPDAWKDYLKKNLFRELSSS